A single window of Pyrus communis chromosome 10, drPyrComm1.1, whole genome shotgun sequence DNA harbors:
- the LOC137748493 gene encoding HVA22-like protein k isoform X2, producing the protein MALLGSNITSEVGLRLLLCPLGSNIVLRTACCSVGIGIPVYCTCKAIERKDRIAQEKWLLYWAAYGSFSLVEIFSDKLISWCPMYYHMKFAFLVWLQLPTVDGAKQLYTSHLRPFFLKHQARIDQVLGLTYGEVHKLLSAHQAEIEYARVMIMKILGSDVPRQNAIEGQIRPPNPDLPGQNAIEGQTRPAPVSESDHDD; encoded by the exons ATGGCTCTTCTCGGATCCAACATCACCAGCGAg GTAGGGTTGAGGTTGCTACTTTGCCCTCTTGGTTCGAACATTGTACTCCGAACTGCATG TTGTTCTGTGGGGATTGGTATACCAGTATACTGTACATGCAAGGCAATTGAAAGGAAAGATCGTATTGCACAAGAAAAGTGGCTTTTGTATTGGGCAG CTTATGGATCTTTCAGCCTTGTTGAAATATTTTCAGACAAGCTTATTTCATG GTGCCCAATGTACTACCATATGAAGTTTGCATTTCTTGTTTGGCTCCAACTTCCTACTGTTGAT GGAGCGAAGCAGTTGTACACAAGCCATCTACGCCCGTTCTTTTTGAAGCATCAAGCTAGAATTGATCAAGTTTTGGGGCTCACATATGGCGAAGTG CATAAACTCCTTAGTGCACACCAAGCCGAGATCGAGTATGCTAGGGTTATGATCATGAAGATTTTGGGTTCAG ATGTACCCCGGCAGAATGCGATTGAAGGCCAGATCAGACCGCCTAATCCAGACCTACCAGGGCAGAATGCGATTGAAGGCCAGACTAGACCAGCACCAGTTTCGGAGTCTGATCACGATGATTAG
- the LOC137747537 gene encoding G-box-binding factor 1-like isoform X2 — protein MGTGEEGTPPKPSKQASTAQEIPTPPSYPDWSSPMQAYYGPGGTPPPFFASTVASPTPHPYMWGAQHPMMPPYGTPVPYPAMYPPGGVYAHPSMVTTPGAPQPAPELEGKGSDGKERVSTKKTKGAAGNASLAGGKAVESGKATSGSGNDGASQSGESGSEGSSDGSDDNANHQEYGANKKGSFDKMLADGANAQNSTGAIQASVPGKPVSMPGTNLNIGMDLWNASPAGAGAAKVRGNLSGAPSAGGEHWIQDERELKRQKRKQSNRESARRSRLRKQAECEELQARVEVLSNENHSLREELHRLSEECEKLTSENTNIKEELTRVCGPDLVANLEQQPGGGEGNS, from the exons ATGGGGACAGGGGAAGAAGGTACTCCTCCTAAGCCTTCCAAACAAGCTTCAACAGCTCAG GAAATACCAACACCGCCTTCATATCCCGATTGGTCCAGCCCTATGCAG GCTTATTATGGTCCTGGTGGTACTCCGCCTCCCTTTTTTGCCTCCACTGTTGCTTCCCCAACTCCACACCCTTATATGTGGGGAGCCCAG CATCCTATGATGCCGCCATATGGAACTCCAGTTCCATATCCGGCCATGTATCCTCCAGGTGGAGTTTATGCTCATCCTAGTATGGTCACG ACTCCAGGCGCACCACAACCAGCCCCGGAGTTGGAAGGGAAGGGTTCTGATGGGAAAGAGCGGGTTTCAACTAAAAAGACCAAGGGAGCTGCAGGAAATGCAAGTTTGGCTGGTGGCAAGGCTGTGGAGAGTGGAAAGGCAACTTCAGGTTCAGGAAatgatggtgcttcacaaag TGGGGAAAGTGGTAGCGAGGGTTCCTCCGATGGAAGTGATGATAATGCTAACCATCAG GAGTATGGTGCAAACAAGAAGGGGAGCTTTGACAAGATGCTTGCAGATG GTGCAAATGCACAGAATAGCACTGGGGCCATTCAGGCTTCAGTGCCTGGGAAGCCTGTCTCTATGCCTGGAACTAATCTGAATATTGGAATGGACTTATGGAATGCATCCCCTGCTGGTGCTGGAGCAGCCAAAGTGAGAGGAAATCTGTCGGGTGCTCCATCAGCTGGTGGTGAGCATTGGATTCAA GACGAACGTGAACTGAAAAGACAGAAAAGAAAGCAATCGAATAGGGAGTCAGCTAGGAGGTCAAGATTACGGAAGCAG GCAGAGTGTGAAGAGCTACAAGCAAGGGTAGAGGTTTTGAGCAATGAGAATCATAGCCTCAGAGAGGAGCTGCACAGGCTTTCTGAGGAATGCGAGAAACTTACATCAGAGAATACTAATATAAAG GAAGAATTGACACGAGTATGTGGACCTGATTTAGTAGCAAACCTTGAGCAGCAGCCTGGTGGTGGTGAGGGCAACAGTTGA
- the LOC137748493 gene encoding HVA22-like protein k isoform X1, which produces MALLGSNITSEVGLRLLLCPLGSNIVLRTACCSVGIGIPVYCTCKAIERKDRIAQEKWLLYWAAYGSFSLVEIFSDKLISWCPMYYHMKFAFLVWLQLPTVDGAKQLYTSHLRPFFLKHQARIDQVLGLTYGEVHKLLSAHQAEIEYARVMIMKILGSDQPPNSDVPRQNAIEGQIRPPNPDLPGQNAIEGQTRPAPVSESDHDD; this is translated from the exons ATGGCTCTTCTCGGATCCAACATCACCAGCGAg GTAGGGTTGAGGTTGCTACTTTGCCCTCTTGGTTCGAACATTGTACTCCGAACTGCATG TTGTTCTGTGGGGATTGGTATACCAGTATACTGTACATGCAAGGCAATTGAAAGGAAAGATCGTATTGCACAAGAAAAGTGGCTTTTGTATTGGGCAG CTTATGGATCTTTCAGCCTTGTTGAAATATTTTCAGACAAGCTTATTTCATG GTGCCCAATGTACTACCATATGAAGTTTGCATTTCTTGTTTGGCTCCAACTTCCTACTGTTGAT GGAGCGAAGCAGTTGTACACAAGCCATCTACGCCCGTTCTTTTTGAAGCATCAAGCTAGAATTGATCAAGTTTTGGGGCTCACATATGGCGAAGTG CATAAACTCCTTAGTGCACACCAAGCCGAGATCGAGTATGCTAGGGTTATGATCATGAAGATTTTGGGTTCAG ACCAGCCACCTAATTCAGATGTACCCCGGCAGAATGCGATTGAAGGCCAGATCAGACCGCCTAATCCAGACCTACCAGGGCAGAATGCGATTGAAGGCCAGACTAGACCAGCACCAGTTTCGGAGTCTGATCACGATGATTAG
- the LOC137747537 gene encoding G-box-binding factor 1-like isoform X1, translating to MGTGEEGTPPKPSKQASTAQEIPTPPSYPDWSSPMQAYYGPGGTPPPFFASTVASPTPHPYMWGAQHPMMPPYGTPVPYPAMYPPGGVYAHPSMVTTPGAPQPAPELEGKGSDGKERVSTKKTKGAAGNASLAGGKAVESGKATSGSGNDGASQSGESGSEGSSDGSDDNANHQEYGANKKGSFDKMLADVHFSGANAQNSTGAIQASVPGKPVSMPGTNLNIGMDLWNASPAGAGAAKVRGNLSGAPSAGGEHWIQDERELKRQKRKQSNRESARRSRLRKQAECEELQARVEVLSNENHSLREELHRLSEECEKLTSENTNIKEELTRVCGPDLVANLEQQPGGGEGNS from the exons ATGGGGACAGGGGAAGAAGGTACTCCTCCTAAGCCTTCCAAACAAGCTTCAACAGCTCAG GAAATACCAACACCGCCTTCATATCCCGATTGGTCCAGCCCTATGCAG GCTTATTATGGTCCTGGTGGTACTCCGCCTCCCTTTTTTGCCTCCACTGTTGCTTCCCCAACTCCACACCCTTATATGTGGGGAGCCCAG CATCCTATGATGCCGCCATATGGAACTCCAGTTCCATATCCGGCCATGTATCCTCCAGGTGGAGTTTATGCTCATCCTAGTATGGTCACG ACTCCAGGCGCACCACAACCAGCCCCGGAGTTGGAAGGGAAGGGTTCTGATGGGAAAGAGCGGGTTTCAACTAAAAAGACCAAGGGAGCTGCAGGAAATGCAAGTTTGGCTGGTGGCAAGGCTGTGGAGAGTGGAAAGGCAACTTCAGGTTCAGGAAatgatggtgcttcacaaag TGGGGAAAGTGGTAGCGAGGGTTCCTCCGATGGAAGTGATGATAATGCTAACCATCAG GAGTATGGTGCAAACAAGAAGGGGAGCTTTGACAAGATGCTTGCAGATG TTCATTTTTCAGGTGCAAATGCACAGAATAGCACTGGGGCCATTCAGGCTTCAGTGCCTGGGAAGCCTGTCTCTATGCCTGGAACTAATCTGAATATTGGAATGGACTTATGGAATGCATCCCCTGCTGGTGCTGGAGCAGCCAAAGTGAGAGGAAATCTGTCGGGTGCTCCATCAGCTGGTGGTGAGCATTGGATTCAA GACGAACGTGAACTGAAAAGACAGAAAAGAAAGCAATCGAATAGGGAGTCAGCTAGGAGGTCAAGATTACGGAAGCAG GCAGAGTGTGAAGAGCTACAAGCAAGGGTAGAGGTTTTGAGCAATGAGAATCATAGCCTCAGAGAGGAGCTGCACAGGCTTTCTGAGGAATGCGAGAAACTTACATCAGAGAATACTAATATAAAG GAAGAATTGACACGAGTATGTGGACCTGATTTAGTAGCAAACCTTGAGCAGCAGCCTGGTGGTGGTGAGGGCAACAGTTGA